A window of Caldicellulosiruptoraceae bacterium PP1 contains these coding sequences:
- a CDS encoding Uma2 family endonuclease — translation MEEKIPKLLTYEDYLKLPEDVKVEIIYGIIYNMSPAPSRIHQKVVVELTTMINNYLKRNKKYCEIYTAPFDVILVEEGQNESQATNVVQPDISIICDKKKLTQKGCIGTPEMVIEVVSESNFYYDYIRKLNLYTQFKVKEYWIVNPNNQTILIYRLKDNEDYLPPELYTFNDKVTVGIFEDLIIDFSQIKEV, via the coding sequence ATGGAAGAGAAGATTCCTAAACTTTTGACTTATGAAGACTATTTAAAATTGCCCGAAGATGTAAAAGTGGAAATAATTTATGGTATTATTTATAACATGAGTCCTGCACCTTCAAGGATACACCAAAAAGTAGTGGTGGAATTAACTACCATGATAAATAACTATCTTAAAAGGAATAAAAAGTATTGTGAGATATACACAGCACCCTTTGATGTTATCCTTGTTGAGGAAGGACAGAATGAAAGCCAAGCAACAAATGTTGTCCAACCTGATATTTCTATTATATGTGATAAGAAAAAGCTAACTCAAAAAGGCTGTATTGGAACTCCAGAGATGGTAATTGAAGTTGTATCAGAGAGCAATTTTTATTATGATTATATCCGAAAACTCAATCTTTACACACAATTTAAAGTCAAAGAGTATTGGATTGTAAATCCAAACAATCAAACAATATTAATATACAGACTCAAGGATAATGAAGATTACCTGCCACCTGAACTTTATACCTTCAATGACAAAGTCACGGTTGGTATTTTTGAGGATCTCATAATAGACTTTTCTCAAATAAAAGAGGTGTAA